The Triticum aestivum cultivar Chinese Spring chromosome 6D, IWGSC CS RefSeq v2.1, whole genome shotgun sequence genomic sequence cactctagttcatttttcttgccaatgttggccaTTCCAACTTTTGGGCAACTAAAagctcaaccaaaattttggctagccaAATATGAAATATGTGCTAGTGCAAACTTGGACTAGAACCAAACATACCTATCAATGCTCTGGATTTCAAAACTTGGGCTAAATATATATGAACCACTCCAGACAGTTGATTACAACTCATTGTCAAGTTACTTTCAGCCATTTCATTCTTCAGCCCTGGCCCATCCAATTGTTGCACGAATTTCTATGGCAAATGATGCTACAAAGAATCCCACGCAACCAACAACAACCGTCCTCTGAATTACTGATAGAAGAGAAAACCTAGATTTAAGCCAGAAAACTTTTGCACTAGCTACTGACACTTCCTATGTGCAGAAAACTAGGGAGAGGGCATATGGTGACTGTGAGTTTTCTAGAATACAATCATTGGCAGTCGATGTTCTCTACATAATTCCCAGATCCAGCCGCATCCACACCTCGTTATAAGCATGGTCAGTCAGTCCACCAAAACACTAGTGTGATTTGATAAGCGTCGCAGTTTGCTTGCTAACAGGGATCGCATGGATGAATAAATCAGCTAAACTAACAACCCTAAACACATTAAGAAAAATCTCCGATCAGCGGGCAAGAGTAGATGAATTCCAGAGCGCCACTGAGATAATCCTAGGAGGTGTAGACCTAAGTGCGGagtgcagagagagagagggggggggggggggagcagtaGGGATGGACCTGCAGCTGGAAGTTGCGGAACTTCTCGGGGCAGGAGAAGGCGGAGGTGGAgggcgcggcggggcgcgggggCCGGCGGTGGCCCCCGCCGATCTCGCGGCGCATGAACTTGCGCACGGTGTCGACCGGGTCGCGGCGCGCCGGCCGCTTGCAGCAGGCGGACTGCTGCTGCCACGCCCGGCGCCGCGCCGCGGTGACGCGGAGGCGGCCCCGCACCCCGgccttgtggtggtggtggtggtggtggtccatgccgccggcgccggcccagtacgaggagggggaggaggaggcggtgcgGGCTGTTCGGTTCCGTTCCGTTCCGTCCCGGGAATAGCTAGGGTTTTGGGGGGCGCGCCATGGGAGCGGAGGGGGGGAGGAGATGGGAGtgggaggggagaggggagagacCAGAGAGGAAGGAAAGATAATCGATGGGAGTGATTAGCGAGCGCCCTCCCTGTTGCATGAGGAGTGCCCGTTTTTGCGGTTCGGTCCATTGCTATGCTAGCTGCtgattctttctccttttttttcctttttctcgagCATATATGCCTTCTTTGGCTCTGGTACCAGTACTACAGCTCCAGTAGTAGTAGCCCTACGAGGTTTGAGATGGTGCTAGCTAGCTACTGATCCATCCCTAGCTGTGTGAATTTCGGGAACCCACGGCGCTGTCGTGGAATTTTCCGTGCTTAGGGAGACATGTGGGGCATGGAGTTTCTGCTCGCGAGCTCAACTGTTTTATCGGACTTTTAGAgcagttttgcatgtgcattctAGGATTTACTGTTACTCGTTTCTGGCCTTGTTCCGTGGTTTTCTGTCTCGAGCCATGTTAGTGAATAGAGTTCTAGCCCGCCGTCGACTCCCGCTTCTCCCTCGCCCCACTCTCAAGAGCTTTAGAGTTGTATATGTATCTCATTTGAAGTGAAGTCAACATGTATGCCTCGCTACCGAATCCACCCCCAACCACCTCCCCTGGCCCGTGGACGGCACCCACCTTGTTGCCGTTGTTCTTCCGTACCCACCTCCCCCCCCCTCGTCATCAACTTATTGAATTGTTTTGTGCTTAATGTTTTGTTGGTGAATGAGTTGAAATTGTTTGTGTTTAGTATTTATCGTTCAGTGTGTGCCCTGTGATGAGAAAATAGCTTGAAAAAAAAAGATGCTCTTGAACACAACCCATGGCGCTGCCATGGAATTTTCCGTGCTTAGGGAGACATGCGGGGCATGGAGTTTCTGCTCGCGGGCTCAACAGTTTTATCGGACTTCTAGAGCAGTTTTGCATTTACATCCTAGGCTCTACTGTTACTAGTTTTTGGCCTTGTTCCGTGGTTTTCTGTCTCGAGCTATGTTAGTGAATAGGGTTCTAGCCCGCCGTCGACTCCCGCTTCTCCCTCGCTGCACTCTCAAGAAAGTTGTATCGACGTCTCATTTCAAGTGAAGTCAACATACACGCCTCGCTATCGGAGGCACCTCTCCACCGCTCTACCTCCCCTGGCCCACAGCTGGCACCCACCTTGTCGGCGCCGTTCTTCTATGCCCGCCCCCTCGTCATCGACTTGTTGAATTGTTTTCTGCTTATTGCTTTGTCGGCGGACACGTTGAAATTGTTTGTGATTAGTGTTTATCGTTCAGTGTGCGCCCTGTAATGAGAAAATAGCTTAAAAAAGATGCTCTTGAACCCAACCTTTTTGGTGGACACCACGGACAAATGGGGAGAGCATTTGATGAAACACACAAATGGGAGTACGTAATTTTAGCAAGTTTTGAGCAAAAAGGCATATACACACATCTATTGAAGTTGGCGAGGTTTAAGGTAAACCAAGTCATCGTAGATACCTCGCTTAAAGTTACCAAGTTCTAAGAGTAACGAAGTGACTACATACACCTCACTATCAATGGTTATATTTTGCGATCCACAATGGTTGCATGCAAGTTGTTTGAATTTGCAATTTAGGTGCGTTAATTTcatgagagaagaaaaaaaaaaggatGAATTGAAGCTTCGAAGCCGAGCCAGAGACGACATGCCTTGCCACGGTGTCTCAAGCGAAGGCGCGTTTGGGGGTTGGCCGATGAGGGTGGGTGCCTTTTAGTACTGATTCCTGCTCGAATTagacaatggaggaggaaggaaggtaGAGGAAGAAGAAACAAGAATGGCCATTGCACTGGACCTTAATCCAACAGTTCAGAAAATCAACTTGCAAAATAAAATTTCAGGCAACCTACAAACAGTCGGTCCCTTTGAGATCAGCACTTGAGAAGGACATAAATTCGTGCCGCGACCAGCAGCAGATAAGCTCGACCAAACAACATGGCTTTGGCAAAAGCTGCATATTATCACATGTACTGTACTGCAGCACATGTGAATGCAGAACTGCTACATACCAGATCATCAGACAGCACGGTGCTTCGGATCAGGAGTTTGTTCCCACAACCTATTTATTTTCCCCCATTCACCAAAGATACTAGCAAGCGCTGGCGCCGCTCTCTCCTCCACATATGTCAGGCAATTTCCTTCAGAGAAAAGGCTACAGAAACAAACAACCAACCAGACAAACAGAGGACAGAGTTTGAATTGGCAGTCATGCTAAGTCAAGTTCTACATGCATGCAAACACGGAACACGCCCGGTGTTCATGAAGACGACCACGACCGACCCACGTCTTTTGCATAACCTATATCTATCTACCGCTACAGAAGGTTCATGTTTCAAATGGTGTTGTTGTACAAAAGGAGGAGACGATGATACAACACTAGGCAACATTTGCACAAGGCGCCTGAAACAGAACAAAAAGAAACCCTTGCCACCTAAACCCTGCTTTCCATTCTTCCTGTCACACAAGGCACAAAAACAGACAGACGCCCGATGTCGCCATTTTGGCCGGCGGGGTGGTGCTACGCCTTGACATACTTGCCGACATACGCCTGCCACACAAACCAAACCGGTTATTAGGCGACATAAGAAAGTGCCCGTGGGCAACAGGAGTAATAGCGGGTGAGGGGGTTATACCTGTACAAGTTTGCTCAGTTTTTCCTTCGAGTAGGACATGTAGACATCGATCTTCTCTTTTGTTGGAGGGGTGTTTTCGACCGTGCTCGTGACTTTGTCGACGACCTTCTTCACTATGGTTTTGTGAACCTCCCTGGTCAGCTGGCCCTCTTTCCAGGTAGGTTTGAGCGCGTCCTTCACAAAGTCTGCGAGCGCGAGTTTGAACATCTTCAGCGCCTTGGACTCCTCCTTGTTGCCCTTTTTATTCTTGTCGCCATCTTGTTCGCCATCGTTATCTTTGGCTTTGGCTTCTACTTTCTTATTTTCTGCAGCCTGTGGCGCGGTAACCACTGATGTCGCAGCGGTCTGACCGATCGACTGCGCTGGGTTGTTGCCATTACTACTGCCAACTGCCGTAGAAGGTGCCGGCAATGTCTGCTGGGGAGCTTGCTGTTCAGACTGCGCGAGTTGGGTCATTCCTGCCTGTTGCTGCTGTGCGAGTTGGGTTGTTCCTGCCTTGTGCTGCTGTGCCCAAGGCCACTGACTGGGTTCAACAGCTGACAAACTGGCCATCAAGCTCGGATTCAGAATAGGCTGGGGCAACTGTAGTCCAGCAACTGTACCAGGCTGCATTATGAGGGTTGCCGCCAGAGATGTTAATGAACGGCGGATTTCTTCCTCATTAGGAGGAACAGGGGGAGCACCAGGCATATCAGCTGAGCTGGAGCTTGGCAATATCGATAAACCCTGCAAGGTTTGACCCCGGTTTTGCATATATGGAGGAGCAACAGGCTGGAAATTGTGTGCGTTCTGTATGCTTTGGGTACCGGTATCTTGGCCAGGCACTCCAGATAGCCCCTGCAAGGCTTGACTGCGAGCTTGCATATTTGGAGCAACAGGCTGGAAACTATGTGTGTTTTGCATGCTGTGAGTACCACTCTCTTGGTTAGGATTGGACATGTCAACGGTTGCCTGACTCTGCCCAGCATAGAAAGGCGTTGGGCGATCTTGCGGAACTTGACCAGCGACACTGAAATTATGTCCATTAAATGCAGGCAATGCCTGTGAACCTAGAGTGTAGCTGTGTTGGCTGTGTCCCATATAAGGAGCGGCTACTGGCTGATTCTGCATGCTAGGAGCTGAGTTATTTGCAGTTGCCTGAGAAGCTACAAATTGATCTTGCCTGTCTGGATGTAATGAGAAGTTGCTAAACTGGTCTTGCCTGTTCGGATGTAATGAAAAGTTGCTTTCATGCGGTTGGATATTAAAAGGCAACACGGATGTAGCATCCTGCTGCTGGCTTGTGACTGGATGAATTGGTGCCCCAGAAGTTTGAGGAACTGCATCTTGGCTCTGCGCTATTTGGCTCAAGCTCTGCCCACCTAAAAGATTAGCAGCATGTATCCCAGTTTGCATACTCAAATTGCCAGTGGTAGCAGATGCACTCAGACCATCCATGTCAGATACCTTGTCATTGTTCATGCTATCTGCACTTGTTTGGATAGGACTTAAAAACTGTGGCTGTTTTGAAGCAGACATTTCAGGTTTGTTTCGCCCTTGTGAACCAAAATCCTCCTGAGGAATTATCTGGTACTGATCCCTTCCAGCATCTTCCAATTGCCGGCTTTTGTACCCATATCCAGTATCACTTCTGGCAGTATGCTGAGAACCAGTGTTTTCCCTGTCATCTCTGGATAAAATATGAGAACCCGCATGTGTGGCATTAGTTTCTTCGCCCCAATTCGAATAATTTCCTCTTGGTGTGCGCCCACCACTGTATTTTGGAGGCTCATCGGATGCACCTGGGCCCATTTGACTCTGGGGAGCTTCCTCATGGAGATATGGACAAGTTTCACCACGACGGCAGCGACCTTCAGCAAAAAATTTACAGGGCCTTTTTTGTTCTCTACGGTGCTCTGTCCTATTCCCAAAGGATGAATCAGGACCACCTCTCACATGAGCTGTTTCCCTAGCATCATCTCTCCATCCAGCATGAGAAGCGGACTCATCATGAACATATCTGCAACTTGCACCTCTGCTGCACCTTCCTTTGACAAACTCATGGCATTGATCAGAAGACCTGTAATCTCTTCGGGGTTCAGATCTTTCCCAAGTACCTTCATCAAAATGACCTCGAGGTTGCCTGCTCCGTGCATAGTCATCTGGTTCTCGTGGATCCATGAAATCCTTGTTCTGATGGCCATACCTTTCCCTCGAGTCTGCGGGATAAGGCTCGTCGAACTGCCTTCGCCCACCATCTTCATGAGGAAACCTGCAATGCAAGCCTCTTCTGCATCTACCAGCTGTAAAATCTCTGCAGAGCAAAGAAGGCCCTCCAGATATTCTGCCTCTCTCAGCCCTCCAATCAGATCCACGGTCAAAATAAGGACTCCGACTTCGACTTCTGCTTCTCCCTCTAACTCGCTCTCTACTCCTGCTTCTGGAGCCACTTCTGTTCCTGTTAGAAAAATGTAGCAGAGAAAAGGTAAATCTATAGAACTGAATCTTACAACAATATTTCAAACAATCATCTTCTAGTAGAAATTCAGAAGATTTCTTAAATCAACAAATCATCTGGCAAATCAAAATGAATAATAGATGTTGACCGCCAGTATAATACAAATAATAAAAACCAACTTATGTAGTTCTTTCTTTTAATTTGTACTGCAAAGAAGATGATATGGTATGGTGCTTGTGCACAAGTAGAGATGATCAACAAGTAAACCTAATGAAGACATGTAGGCCCTAGCCTGATTTACTTTTGCAGCATACCCATAAATTCTATCTTGGATACTTCCAGGAATAGCAAAGCTTCAACTCCAAATTAGCTCAAAAAGTTGCTTTTCAAAACGATATACATGGAACACATAACCAAAGTATCAATACATGCACAGTAAAAAAAGCTGGTTACTTTTCTCACAAAAAAGGGAATTAATTGCTCAAAAAGTCACTAAGAAGGGAAGCAACTGCTTGTTCAACCATACCTGCGTGACCTGTTCCAAGCACCTCTTGGAGATGGACTGCGAGTGCGCTGCTTCCATGCATCTGGACCAGACGACACCCTAGAAGAATAACCACGGCTAGCAGCTGTGCCCCATCCATCTCCACGTCTTCTGTCATCAGCATTTCTGCTCATAGCTTGGTTACCAGTTGCCTTTTCCAAAGAAGCTAACTTACCCCAGTCATCATTATTATGCGCCTCTTCAGCCATTCTAGGAGCATGCGACCTTTCAGATGACGCTTTAGATTGCCTTTCCTTGACATCTTTATTTAACCCATCAGTGCGTTCCTGCTCGTATTCAGTACTGCCTTGGTGCATGAAGGCATCAGGTTTTAGGTTAGAAGATTCACCAAGTCGCTTTCCATTATCATTAGTGAGATCCTGAGTAGGGATCACATCTTTGCGGCGATCATCTGTATTCTTAGGAGGAGAGTCGTCTTCACTGATCTCAACAATATCAGGAGAAATTTCCTGTGTGTCCCACTTGGACCTCCCTTTCCTAGCAACACCAGCCATTTTAACCTTATTAGTCTGATGAAATTGCGGATGTTAAATAGTCCCTGATAAGGATCTCCCTTCCAGCTTATCCAACAATATTCTGATGCTCTCTGAAATAGTCAAAAAATATGTATACAGTCAACCAAAAAAACATTACTTCAACATTATGCAGATAAAGCATAAATGCATACTATGTGCAAAAGATTTTGATCAGAATGAGCTCAAAAGAAACAATGACAAGCCAAGGCACTTAAATGACAGACGGTTGTATAACAAAGTACGGTCAAAGAACAAGCGACAGAGAAAATCATATTCTAGAGGGGCATGGATTTTCACTCGTAGGGGATTTGTTCTGAGAGTGTTTTAAAACTATCCCATGTGGGACATGTCATGTCACATGTACATTCCAAATTCcacacttttttttttgagaaatttcAAATTCCACGCTTGATACAGGGGTTCTTTACAGACACACTGAAAGAGAAGATCTATAAAAAAATTGGCTTCTATttactccatccgtcccataatgtaagacattttttgacactacattatgggatggagggagtagtttttattTGCCCCCAAAAAACATATAAGCATGGtaaatatccatgatttattttaCTGCTGAGCCTGGGACCAAACAGCCAGACAGGAAATGACAGGTATCCACACAAAGCCAAACAAGTCACAATCATGCTTTATTATTATCTTTACTTGTTTACTCGTTCAGAACAAGTCACGATCAAGATCCATAGACAAATAACACTCTGATGTAAAATTATCTCATTACAACAACACTTTACAGGCAAACAAGGGACAACACTGCTTTCTTTCTACACTTGCAAGAATGCTAAATCTAAAAATCTAGGGCTTCCTATCAAGCGGATGTTTGAAGCAGCAATAACAGAAATCTTCGGCATCAACAACTTGAGTCGAAGTTTCTCCTTCGATTACTCTGGTCCAGCGGTTTTGCCAAACTTGATGAATACTAAAGTTTAATTTTTACTGTCTCCGACTGCAGAGACCTTGGGCACTGACATTAGTCTCCCCTCAATTGCTGTGTTCCATTGATTTCGCCAACTTGGTGGCAATTAACAGTTCATTTCTCTCTTTACATAATCGCTAGCTAGTGTCTTGATGACTAAACCAAAAGGGCACAAACTCCAAAAGTTGGCATTTACATAATCCTGCATAGGAGAAAGATAACTATCAGCTCCCATGAATTCCTTTATTGTTTTCTCCCTACTGCAATTGTCTTCCAGTGATTTCTAGGCACGTCGGAACCCTAAGCCTACATTGTTTAAAGTACCCAAGTACCAAACAACCACCGTTGCTGGTTCTTCTAAAAGTCAACCAAGTAAATTACGTTTTCTTGTAATCTATAGGTACAAAGAAACCTTTGGTTGCAAGATTAAGCATTATCGCAACTTTGTCAATAGTTTGGGTCATCTTTAACTGCACATTTAAGTCAGATTCTAAGGAAACAGTCTCTGCATATCACAGATGACTAAAACGTGGCAGCTGTGTTCTGCTAACAACAAATGCATCACaaattaaggggggggggggggaaggtccAAAAGAAAAACCACACCAACAAAAAATATGCAGCTGAGTTGCATTTGTTTGGCATTTATATATCTCGTAGAAAACCCATAATTTATTGGAAGGATGGCAAACAAAGTTAATTATGGTGGCCCACAGAATCATGCTAGTGTGCAAACAATAACAAAAAGATCCACGCTTGCTCCTAGAGAAAGGATAAAATGAGATGTGACACTGAAGTACATACCTGAAACTGTACCCCAAGTTGTCCTGAGTTGACAGAACGGCTCCAGAGCGTCTGATGTCCCAACAGAAATCATTGAACTATATTCAACTTATTTTCCATCTGACAAAGAGAAGAAAAAAACTGTTAAAACCCAAAACAACTCCTTTGATGGGTCTAAATAACACTAAGGGGA encodes the following:
- the LOC123145775 gene encoding zinc finger CCCH domain-containing protein 55 isoform X1, translating into MAGVARKGRSKWDTQEISPDIVEISEDDSPPKNTDDRRKDVIPTQDLTNDNGKRLGESSNLKPDAFMHQGSTEYEQERTDGLNKDVKERQSKASSERSHAPRMAEEAHNNDDWGKLASLEKATGNQAMSRNADDRRRGDGWGTAASRGYSSRVSSGPDAWKQRTRSPSPRGAWNRSRRNRSGSRSRSRERVRGRSRSRSRSPYFDRGSDWRAERGRISGGPSLLCRDFTAGRCRRGLHCRFPHEDGGRRQFDEPYPADSRERYGHQNKDFMDPREPDDYARSRQPRGHFDEGTWERSEPRRDYRSSDQCHEFVKGRCSRGASCRYVHDESASHAGWRDDARETAHVRGGPDSSFGNRTEHRREQKRPCKFFAEGRCRRGETCPYLHEEAPQSQMGPGASDEPPKYSGGRTPRGNYSNWGEETNATHAGSHILSRDDRENTGSQHTARSDTGYGYKSRQLEDAGRDQYQIIPQEDFGSQGRNKPEMSASKQPQFLSPIQTSADSMNNDKVSDMDGLSASATTGNLSMQTGIHAANLLGGQSLSQIAQSQDAVPQTSGAPIHPVTSQQQDATSVLPFNIQPHESNFSLHPNRQDQFSNFSLHPDRQDQFVASQATANNSAPSMQNQPVAAPYMGHSQHSYTLGSQALPAFNGHNFSVAGQVPQDRPTPFYAGQSQATVDMSNPNQESGTHSMQNTHSFQPVAPNMQARSQALQGLSGVPGQDTGTQSIQNAHNFQPVAPPYMQNRGQTLQGLSILPSSSSADMPGAPPVPPNEEEIRRSLTSLAATLIMQPGTVAGLQLPQPILNPSLMASLSAVEPSQWPWAQQHKAGTTQLAQQQQAGMTQLAQSEQQAPQQTLPAPSTAVGSSNGNNPAQSIGQTAATSVVTAPQAAENKKVEAKAKDNDGEQDGDKNKKGNKEESKALKMFKLALADFVKDALKPTWKEGQLTREVHKTIVKKVVDKVTSTVENTPPTKEKIDVYMSYSKEKLSKLVQAYVGKYVKA
- the LOC123145775 gene encoding zinc finger CCCH domain-containing protein 55 isoform X2, whose amino-acid sequence is MAGVARKGRSKWDTQEISPDIVEISEDDSPPKNTDDRRKDVIPTQDLTNDNGKRLGESSNLKPDAFMHQGSTEYEQERTDGLNKDVKERQSKASSERSHAPRMAEEAHNNDDWGKLASLEKATGNQAMSRNADDRRRGDGWGTAASRGYSSRVSSGPDAWKQRTRSPSPRGTEVAPEAGVESELEGEAEVEVGVLILTVDLIGGLREAEYLEGLLCSAEILQLVDAEEACIAGFLMKMVGEGSSTSLIPQTRGKGMAIRTRISWIHENQMTMHGAGNLEVILMKVLGKDLNPEEITGLLINAMSLSKEGAAEVQVADMFMMSPLLMLDGEMMLGKQLMTEHRREQKRPCKFFAEGRCRRGETCPYLHEEAPQSQMGPGASDEPPKYSGGRTPRGNYSNWGEETNATHAGSHILSRDDRENTGSQHTARSDTGYGYKSRQLEDAGRDQYQIIPQEDFGSQGRNKPEMSASKQPQFLSPIQTSADSMNNDKVSDMDGLSASATTGNLSMQTGIHAANLLGGQSLSQIAQSQDAVPQTSGAPIHPVTSQQQDATSVLPFNIQPHESNFSLHPNRQDQFSNFSLHPDRQDQFVASQATANNSAPSMQNQPVAAPYMGHSQHSYTLGSQALPAFNGHNFSVAGQVPQDRPTPFYAGQSQATVDMSNPNQESGTHSMQNTHSFQPVAPNMQARSQALQGLSGVPGQDTGTQSIQNAHNFQPVAPPYMQNRGQTLQGLSILPSSSSADMPGAPPVPPNEEEIRRSLTSLAATLIMQPGTVAGLQLPQPILNPSLMASLSAVEPSQWPWAQQHKAGTTQLAQQQQAGMTQLAQSEQQAPQQTLPAPSTAVGSSNGNNPAQSIGQTAATSVVTAPQAAENKKVEAKAKDNDGEQDGDKNKKGNKEESKALKMFKLALADFVKDALKPTWKEGQLTREVHKTIVKKVVDKVTSTVENTPPTKEKIDVYMSYSKEKLSKLVQAYVGKYVKA